The DNA window CTTCCATTTTATAGCTAATTTTATGAATGCTGTATGTTAGATCGCCGGATATGTATTCTTAGGCAGGCAGGCAGGCTACTTGTGTTATTTCAATTACACGATCGTCTGCAAATACTTCAGCACCTCACCCAACATTATTTAGGCGTTTCTTAGTTGTccaaaattaatgattttttcttcAAGGTGGTTCTTCTATAAAAGGTGTTGCCTCTTTAGGAAAGCTCTTCCTCAGCAAGGCTTCTCATGTACTTCTAAAGATCACTTAGTACTCAGATAATAACTACACAGCTTTGTCCTTTCAAATCTGGTATTGTGGTGGAGAGTATATGGAGCAACATAACTAACATAAGTTGCAATATCAATTATATACCATTGTGCTTCATCATTTTATTCCTTATTATTGACAATTGATGTACCTTCCATATAGATAACAACAATAGGGTTTCAGCAACTTCCCCACAGGAAGATTATGTATTTTGTCTCCTATTCTTGATAATGGAGTTCATTGTGTTTTTCAGGTTGTTCTGAATAGAAAAAATGGAGTCCTGTGATTGTATTGAGACCCAGTGGCCTGCTGATGAGCTCCTTGTGAAATACCAATACATATCAGACTTCTTTATTGCATTTGCTTATTTCTCAATTCCCTTAGAGCTGATTTACTTTGTCCAAAAGTCAGCATTCTTTCCTTATAGATGGGTGCTAATGCAATTCGGGGCTTTCATTGTTCTCTGCGGTGCAACACATTTTATAAATCTGTGGACTTTCTCTATGCATTCAAAGACAGTTGCTGTAGTCATGACGATAGCAAAAATTGCAACTGCTGTAGTATCATGTGCAACAGCTTTGATGCTTGTGCACATTATTCCCGATCTTCTGAGTGTCAAAACAACTGAATTACGCCTCAGGAACAAGGCTGAAGCTCTTGACAGAGAAATGGGGCTTATTATGTCTCAAGAAGAAACCGGGAGACATGTCAGAATGCTAACGCATGAAATTAGAAGCACACTTGACAAGCACACTATTCTTAGAACTACACTGGTTGAATTGGGAAGGACTTTGGAGCTAGAGGAGTGTGCAATATGGATGCCATCAAGAAAGGGCATGAACCTTGAACTTTCTTACACTTTAAACAACCTTATTCCTGTTGGATCTACTGTGGCCATAAATCTTCCCATTGTCAATGAGGTTTTTAATAGTAGTGAAGCAATACGAATTCCACATACATGCCCTTTGGCACGGATCCAACCTGTTGGAAGATATCTACCCCCAGAGGTCGTTGCTGTCCGAGTTCCTCTTCTACATCTTTCAAACTTCCAAATTAATGACTGGCCGGACCTCTCAGCAAAAACCTATGCTATAATGGTTCTAATCCTACCTATGGATGGAATAAGAAAATGGAGGGACCATGAATTGGAACTTGTAGAAGTTGTTGCTGACCAGGTTATTTTCCGACCTTTAtgtactttttttctttttattaaattggaAGCAGTTTTCACAACATTATTATTCTCTATTTGTCTTACACTTGTTTTGAATATTAATGACTATAGGGCCTCGTTTGATCTcggttttttttagaatattttgaatttttaccagtttttttttttataaatgatctCTCTATCACATtatttcatcaactaaaatactaaaataatcttactttattttattaaattttaattttaaattcaaaaggacattttaataaataaactaattaaaaacccaaataacctacttctttttattaaacaagGTCTTTTGGACAAAACCCCAAAAAACCAGATCAAAGAAGCTCCAGGAGTGAGCTTAGTATTACTTTTTATTACAGAAATTgggtttaaatttatatttaacttgcTTGAGCAAACGGGTAATTCAATGCGTTTTATCCAATTCATATTCAACAAAATCTAAGTTTCTCCAATTCATTATCTAAACCATTCTAATTACTAGTATTGATTGGTTTGGCTATGttttggataatccaaactaatttttgttgatatacatttatctttttatttctctcttagaAGGCTGTTATTCACAACTTGTACTAACAGAttatagtttttctttttctatccTTTAATCTTCTAGTTTGCTGATAATCacaatatattacatttttcaTTTTCCCTAATATAAACAATCGTTCTCTTTAAAACAAACGAAATATTTTTGAATCTTTTTCTGAAGAAAACAAACCTGTAGTTCGGTTAATCCGAATTGAAcctaaaccaaaccaaaatgTCTACCCAAAGTTCACAATTTGGTTTAGATTGGATTGGGGTTTGGATAAATTCAGTATTTGTTCACCGGAAGACTATGATTATTGTATTGTTTGTATTGTTCAGTATTACTAATGTCTCATTTTCTACAGGTTGCTGTTGCTCTTTCTCATGCTGAAATTTTGGAAGAGTCTATGAGAGCTCGCGATCAATTAGTGAAGCAGAATGTTGATCTTGATTCTGCTCGACAAGAGGCCGAGATGGCTATCCGTGCTCGAAATGATTTCTTGGCAGTGATGAATCATGAGATGAGGACACCTATGCATGCCATGATgtctctttcttctcttcttttagAAACAGAACTAAATCCAGATCAAAGAATTATGATAGAAACTGTATTAAGGAGTAGCAATCTACTAGCCACACTTGTTAATGATGTTCTAGATTTATCTAGACTTGAAGATGGTAGCCTTGAATTAGATGCCGATGTCTTCAATCTTCATGAGGTCTTCAGAGAGGTAGTTGTAGTTTTCACTCACCTGCTTTTATGAAGTTTACTCTTCTAAAACTCCTCTCTTTTATTGTATGTAGATAATTAACTTGATAATGTCCATTGCTTCTTTTAAGTAGTTTACTCTTCTAAAACCCTTCTCTCTTATTGTATGTAGGTAATTAACTTGATAAAGCCCATTGCTTCTGTGAAGAAGTTACCTATGACGTGGATTTTGGCCCCAGATTTACCCATGTATGCTGTTGGTGATGAGAAGCGGCTTATGCAGACTATTCTTAACATTGCTGGGAATGCTGTAAAATTCACAAAGGAGGGTTATGTTTCCATTATAGCTTCTATTGCTAAATCAGAGTCATTGAGAGATTGGCGACCTCCTGAATTTTATCCCGTTTCATGTGACGGACACTTCTTCTTGAGAGTACAGGTGGGATGAGcactttttttttatgcatCAGTTTTAATTAGAGAAGACTCCAAATAAACTGACATACTGTGTGTTTTATATGTTGTTTGTCCTCCATGAACAGGTTAAGGATTCTGGTTGCGGCATTACTTCACAAGATCTCCCATATGTTTTTACTAAGTTTTCGCAGTCTAACATTGGTTCAAACAGAATTCACACTGGTGTGGGTCTTGGACTTGCAATATGTAAACGGTATTTGCACCATTTTTTGTTTATCGACCCGACCATCTGATTTTATTTAGTTCagacaaataaaattcacacataTATGTATGACAAATCAAACTCAGTTGTACAATAGTAGATTATGTTTGGTTCTCTTAAACAACTAACACATgactaaaattatgaaatagGTTTGTGAGTCTCATGGGAGGGTACATTTGGGTTGAAAGTGAAGGATTGGAGAAAGGAAGCTCAGTGACATTTCTAGTCAAACTTGGGATTTGCAACAGGCCAAATGTATCGACGGCTACACAACCAGTCATACCTTTTGCAAGAGTTCATCAAGGAAGTGCTGATTTCATTGGCTGGAGGCCATTTCCAAAAGAGACGCCTCGCTATCAAAGGAGTCTTTGAGTAGGAGGAGggatgaaataataataataataatcataaagaAAATCTAAAGCATTCTGTTTCTTTCTCAAAAGAAGAAGAACCATATCATCGTGTAAGTATTGTTTTGTCATTGGCTACCTTAACAAAGGGATTAGCACAAATGCTGCTAGCTATTATTGTATGTTTTACAAACAAATTGAAACATGTTGATATTGCCCATTGTCATGCATCATCCCACAgagttttaatttttcttattgtttttgttgtttcTCTTTTATTGCTGAAATTTCAACCTCCATTTACCCTTCCCTGCCTGTGCAAAAGCTTTGAACATTCAACCTctctcaaataatatattattattggtaTTATTCAACTGGTAAAATTCCCTTTCAATATGATTTTCATCTTGGATTCTCctttattaatcattaatttttgcTAAACTTTAAGCTAGCTAAGTTGTTAAGTAATTCTTTTGTCGAGGTTACTATTGAAGCTTCAACAATATTTTGGTTCTTGAAGCAACTCTTTTGCCATTCTTGGTATTGGTTATTGATTCCAATATTCATTccacataataaaaattagttaagCATTTTAACACAAACGAAAAAGGAAATAAGCTGGCCTTGAACAATGCCAAAGGTAGTTTTGGCTGTAATTGTTAAATGCACTTCCTTATTAAACTTCTGATAAGTTCTAACcaaggccttgttcggttgtgggttttttaaaaaccaagagagagaaagattggaTGATGggggatgattttgagaaagtaattattatttttagtaaaaatacttaaaaagtattgatatatataaataaaataaaaaataataatttaaaataaatggtatttttgtattttagttatgatatgagtgatgtgattggtaagaagtgattgattaaTAGATTTTGTatgggttttttaaataacccaaagaaAACAAGGCCCAAGTGATATATTTAGCTGTAAAggagggaaatttgaggaaatgaccctcaAGAGGGGCTAATTACAGATGGTGCGGGCCTATAATTTTAATAGCGTTTgtgaccctttttttttttgacaaaaatgtctctattgcgtcacgcatccttaggttgcgtgacgcaattttttatttttttattttcaaaaaattttaattatgaaattttttggacgaaaatgccctaGTTGCGTCACGTAACCCccgttgcgttacgcaatcgcgtcacgcaactccagtcgcgtcacgcaaccgcgagacgaaaaaaaaaatttgaaaaaaaaaaaaaatcggttgcgtcacgcaactggagttgcgttacgcaagggtataattgtcattaaaaaaaagtattaaaattatggGCCCGCACCATTTGTAATTAGGCCCCTCTtgaggtcatttcctcaaatttcccgtaAGGATGTGAGTCAAGAATTAGGGATTCAATGTTGGAGAGAGGACACAAAAAAGTTGAAAGatgatcttttattatttgataaaaggtATCTGCAAAGGGAGAAGACTTCCCTAAAAACTAAgatacaattattattttttatccaatctttataagaaaaaaacagaTAAATGACCTTGGGAAAATAATAACTAAGATATGAAAGGTGTTTTATGTCCCTCAACTTTAAAGTTATCTACAAAGAAACGCTTAACACTTTAAATGATTAGAATATAAGATACTCATTTGAGCTCACAAATAGTGGATCTGAGGATCCAATATTTTCTTCCGTACTTGACTTTTAATTGTAGTTTTTCCTTCGTCTTCAATGCGAAAATTGATGTTCCAAATCTGATGCAATAGACAGTTAATAAATGCCTGTTATATGAATAGATTGCTAAGAGAGATtcaataatttttctattagaaAAATGGTAGAAAAAGAAAAGGCATACCGATGCACAATCTTTTAGATATCTCAAGATTCTCAACTTTGCTTGTTGTTAGATTGATACATTAGATGTTGGAGATCAAGACTACAAATATATCATTGAGGAAATGATATTAGAAATAGTTTTACTTTTGTTTGAAAGTGTTTTTGTCCTAATTGAGATATTAATTTGTCATCTACCATGAAAAAACTCGTAACTCTCTAAATAgccattaaaatataatgatagCTCATAATAACGACATTTTTCAAAGTCATGCATCGAACACCCTAGTATAGGCTATGGGTATTTCAAAGTCATGCATCCAGCGTTAGTTCAAACTAAGAGTATTTTCAATCCATGCATCCAATTTCCTTATTTCACACTTGGGACATTTTCAAATCATGGATCCAATCACTAGTTCAAACTAAGAGAATTTTCAAAAACCATGTATCAAGCACCCTAGTTCAAATTGGGAGTCATTTTCGATATTTCATGATAAATCCCGACATACACTAAAGACAATTTCAAAGTCTTATGCATATCGAAGCCCTAGTTCACACTAGGGAATTTTCGAAATTGCACGTAAATCTCCAACCTACTAAATTTGAATATTGTTGAAATCTCATCGATTAAACCCTAGTTCTACACTaggaatatttttaaatcacttGTGCAAACCCTAGTTCTCTAACACTAGGTGATCCCTTTGAAATACTTGTGTAAACCTTAGTTCTCGAACACTAGTTAAACCCTAATTCTTGAACGCTAGGTATCTTAGAAAATTTAATTGTGTAAACCCTAGTTCTTGAACACTAGGAGGCAATTTTTACATGTCGTAATTCTTGAACACTAAGTACTATTTTAAATCTCATCGTAAAACCCTAGTTCTCGAACCCTAGGTAATCTTCTTGAAAAAACTTTGTGTAAACCCTAGTCCTTGAATGCTAGGCACTTCTCTAGTACACAAGTGTAAACCTTGGTTCTTGAGTATTAAGCACTTTTGTATCGTGCGTGTAAACCCTAGTTCTCGAGTATTAGGTGCTTGGTGGTATCGTGCGTGTAAATCCTAGTTTTCGGATAGTAGGTATCTTGAACCGAGTTTGGATGAATAAAACACTATgcactttttatttaattatataatatattttattttatttatattaacaaaaaaaactaaacaaatactaaaagttatatttttcattttaaaagtatatttaaagtttgtttgtttataaatattaaatataaaatttgattttttttattaaataacttttttttatacttttatatttatttatatatataattgtattttttaaatagatgtaatattatattttaatttttctaatggAAACTCATTCATACGATTTtagtgaaattatatttttagcggtttttaaattcttttaatataaataatggggaaatttgattaaataacctcaaagacgaggttatttgatcgggaaatttgatcaaataacctcaaagataaggttatttgatctgatagtaagttgataattttattgcgctcgtggtgattttatttttttggacgattttgcccttatcgtgaaacgctaagtgacttagcgtttcgcgaagtgacgatatgtgaaatgtccaaattacccttactatttaatataacttctgtactttttttttcatttcttttcttctccttctctctcttcctgctcttctcctccttctctctaaactccaGCGGCGGCGGCGATCTCGTCGGAGATCTCGGCGGCGACGGTTCGTTCGAATCActatgagctccacgacgagcacgagcactATTCCAATAGGTACGTGTATTTTaagcatgttttattgatgttcggttTCTTCGATTGATTAGGGTTatcttcccgtttcgctaagtgcctagcgattcgcgaaggccttcccgtttcgctaagtgcctaacGATTCGCGAAgcccttcccgtttcgcgaaggcctttccgtttcgctaagtgcctagcgattcgtgaagtattaattatccgtctctaaatcaaatcatgtttttttattgcagctgaagtttttgttttctataatggagagtggaaacttgatgctgatggaatactgtattttgatgtatcttcaatcaaaacatttgatctaccccaaagtactcgttatgctgaattacttgatatactctACGATAGACTTAATGTGCAGATATCAAcatacgatttagtgctccaagtgaagtatgatattccgaatatcagaaatccaaaacatgtttttattgataatgatggggatttgaacacatatttatcacgcttgattttgggtcgaacagtgtcaccattgtgtgtatctgtagtggagaagtcagcatttactaaagaaaagataccactacttacatacccaactcaagaaagtatactaccaccacaacttactcaaAAATTTGTACCACCTATTGTACTCTcggaattctttgttgaaagtcaaaatgaagccaGAGAAAgttctttgcctcacatcccacttactcaggacttgcatgttaatagtggtgaaaaagcatcaatacctatacaaccaagtgcaagaagatcatcattgggtacaccaactagtgcaagaaaggcatcaatgggtacaccaactagtgcaagaatatcatcaatgggtacaccatctagtgcaagacgatcttcaatgggtacaccatcgacagacccgacagacacatcaccgccagaccccacatttgcgatggcattaactagtgaaaccgtattggaagtcggttcattgtttgaaaataaaaaagaacttcaacttgctctatataaatatgcgatgaccaatcattttgaattcaaagtggagaagtcaagaaaaaatctttgggaactcaaatgtttggatgagacatgcaagtggagcttgcgggctgtgaaaggtaagttttctgagatgtttgGGATCCGGAAATTTGAGCAACAACACTCATtctcagttttgtcgaggcccaagaaaaaaatgcaaacaccagcatgggttattgggcagtgcgtgaagagcaagtacatggaccatcatcataaccacttacctaagaaaataattgaagacatgtagacaacttatgggatatttttgacttataataaggcatggagggcaagggaaaatgctttaatagctgtgcgaggaacggtagaggattcctatggaatactgccatcatacctttacatgctGGAGAAGTGTAATCATGGTACCATAACCGACAtacagacagacgagctcg is part of the Impatiens glandulifera chromosome 1, dImpGla2.1, whole genome shotgun sequence genome and encodes:
- the LOC124919623 gene encoding probable ethylene response sensor 1, translated to MESCDCIETQWPADELLVKYQYISDFFIAFAYFSIPLELIYFVQKSAFFPYRWVLMQFGAFIVLCGATHFINLWTFSMHSKTVAVVMTIAKIATAVVSCATALMLVHIIPDLLSVKTTELRLRNKAEALDREMGLIMSQEETGRHVRMLTHEIRSTLDKHTILRTTLVELGRTLELEECAIWMPSRKGMNLELSYTLNNLIPVGSTVAINLPIVNEVFNSSEAIRIPHTCPLARIQPVGRYLPPEVVAVRVPLLHLSNFQINDWPDLSAKTYAIMVLILPMDGIRKWRDHELELVEVVADQVAVALSHAEILEESMRARDQLVKQNVDLDSARQEAEMAIRARNDFLAVMNHEMRTPMHAMMSLSSLLLETELNPDQRIMIETVLRSSNLLATLVNDVLDLSRLEDGSLELDADVFNLHEVFREVINLIKPIASVKKLPMTWILAPDLPMYAVGDEKRLMQTILNIAGNAVKFTKEGYVSIIASIAKSESLRDWRPPEFYPVSCDGHFFLRVQVKDSGCGITSQDLPYVFTKFSQSNIGSNRIHTGVGLGLAICKRFVSLMGGYIWVESEGLEKGSSVTFLVKLGICNRPNVSTATQPVIPFARVHQGSADFIGWRPFPKETPRYQRSL